Proteins encoded in a region of the Ornithodoros turicata isolate Travis chromosome 3, ASM3712646v1, whole genome shotgun sequence genome:
- the LOC135389262 gene encoding uncharacterized protein LOC135389262, producing MKTYHSEVNKATTNHGKAERKTNANTGQRCWRCEGQHSPKTCKFSTATCHYCHKRSHLEKACISKKKATKKGYQRSITADTSQEQQSTIVEHQVSSLHALASGNTAPKITVSISLNSTPVIFEVDSGAACTMISRGTFCAVWPTKAPQVCKEDIHPRTCSGQVLEVLGTATVLSSTSTNRASCRCLWLKDQVAAYLDAIGFRL from the coding sequence ATGAAGACCTATCATTCGGAGGTGAACAAGGCTACCACCAACCATGGAAAGGCGGAACGGAAGACGAATGCAAATACGGGACAACGCTGTTGGCGCTGTGAGGGACAACACAGCCCTAAAACCTGCAAGTTCAGCACAGCAACGTGCCATTACTGCCACAAGCGAAGTCATCTGGAAAAAGCCTGCATTTCGAAGAAGAAGGCCACTAAGAAGGGGTACCAGCGCAGCATAACTGCGGACACGTCACAAGAACAACAGTCTACCATTGTCGAACACCAGGTGTCATCTCTTCATGCCCTGGCAAGTGGGAACACTGCGCCCAAGATCACAGTGTCCATCTCTTTAAACAGTACACCAGTGATATTCGAAGTGGACTCAGGTGCTGCTTGTACCATGATCAGCCGCGGCACTTTTTGTGCTGTGTGGCCCACGAAGGCACCCCAAGTGTGCAAGGAGGACATCCACCCACGCACGTGTTCGGGACAGGTACTCGAAGTGCTAGGAACTGCGACAGTACTGTCCAGCACAAGTACAAATCGTGCCAGCTGCCGTTGCTTGTGGTTGAAGGACCAGGTTGCAGCCTACTTGGACGCAATTGGTTTCAGGCTCTAG